In the genome of Streptomyces globosus, one region contains:
- a CDS encoding AI-2E family transporter, producing the protein MSPSPSLLPEPVRRLAAWCAVVLLVTGVAAVGVWLCTVFKTAVTPVLLALLGTALLGPMHRRLVRMGVNRSLAAALTCLAVTAVVGGATYVVVAALIDTGDQIAGSLRRAGQDLAPHFGAAGTSLEDLAANAKGLLAKFGGTAASGVIAGIGAVTSMLATAVLALLLIFFFLRDSDRAAGTLRSLAPSASGDTVEAMARRAFGAVEGFMRGTTFIALIDALCITAGLLVLQVPGAVGLGALVFVGAYIPYLGAFISGTVAVLVAFAERGWIVGLWAVGVVLAVQVLEGHVLQPVIQSRTVQMHPAVVMLAITAGAGVAGILGMLLAVPLTAAAFGVLSELRARYALAAPAAAAAAAAEPAGPPVPAAD; encoded by the coding sequence CTGAGCCCTTCGCCCTCCCTGCTGCCCGAGCCGGTGCGCCGCCTCGCCGCCTGGTGCGCCGTCGTCCTGCTGGTCACCGGTGTGGCCGCGGTCGGCGTGTGGCTGTGCACCGTCTTCAAGACGGCCGTCACCCCCGTCCTGCTCGCCCTGCTCGGCACGGCCCTGCTGGGCCCGATGCACCGGCGGCTCGTCCGGATGGGCGTCAACCGCTCCCTCGCCGCGGCGCTGACCTGCCTCGCCGTGACCGCGGTGGTCGGCGGGGCGACGTACGTGGTGGTCGCCGCCCTGATCGACACCGGCGACCAGATCGCCGGCTCGCTGCGGCGCGCCGGGCAGGACCTCGCCCCGCACTTCGGGGCCGCCGGCACCTCGCTGGAGGACCTGGCCGCGAACGCGAAGGGGCTGCTGGCGAAGTTCGGCGGGACCGCCGCGTCCGGTGTGATCGCCGGTATCGGCGCCGTCACCTCCATGCTCGCCACCGCCGTCCTCGCCCTGCTGCTGATCTTCTTCTTCCTGCGGGACTCCGACCGGGCCGCGGGGACGCTGCGCTCGCTCGCGCCGAGCGCGTCCGGCGACACCGTCGAGGCGATGGCCCGCCGCGCCTTCGGGGCGGTCGAGGGCTTCATGCGCGGAACCACGTTCATCGCGCTCATCGACGCCCTGTGCATCACCGCGGGCCTGCTGGTGCTGCAGGTTCCCGGAGCGGTCGGGCTCGGCGCGCTCGTGTTCGTCGGCGCGTACATCCCCTACCTGGGGGCGTTCATCTCCGGCACGGTCGCCGTGCTCGTCGCGTTCGCCGAGCGGGGCTGGATCGTCGGGCTGTGGGCGGTCGGCGTCGTCCTCGCCGTGCAGGTGCTGGAGGGGCACGTCCTGCAGCCGGTGATCCAGAGCCGGACCGTGCAGATGCACCCGGCGGTGGTCATGCTCGCCATCACGGCGGGCGCGGGCGTCGCGGGGATCCTCGGCATGCTGCTGGCGGTGCCGCTGACGGCGGCGGCGTTCGGCGTGCTCTCCGAGCTGCGGGCGCGGTACGCACTCGCAGCCCCGGCCGCCGCCGCGGCAGCGGCTGCGGAGCCGGCGGGTCCACCGGTGCCGGCGGCCGATTAG